ATGCTGCTGCGGCAGCGTACAGTTTTTCTATGCCCAGCGTACCGGCGTTGCCTTTGAGTGTGTGCAAAATTCCTTTGGCAGCATCAAACTGTTTTTCCGAAATATGAATGGCCAACGCCTCGAGCAGTTGTCGGCTTTCTTGCTCAAATTCTACGTAGGATTCTTCTATCATTTCTCTGCCGCCGTATTTGGTCATTTGTGCCACCACCTCCGGATTAATGATGTCTAAGGCGGTTTCCGTAGCTGCACGCTCTATCAAAGGAGTATCCTCCGAAGCAAGCTGCATTTTTCTTTCACTGCTGCCGGCAACCAACTCTTTTACTTTTGCAATCAGTGCCTGCGCCTTAATGGGTTTGGCAATAAAATCGTCCATGCCTGCCTGTAAAAAACTTTCGCGTTCTTCCTGCATGGAAAATGCCGTCATGGCAACGATAGGCGGCAGATGCGGCAGGCCAAGTTGTTTGATGTGTTGGGTGGTTTCTATGCCGTTCATTACGGGCATTTGTACGTCCATAAAAATCAGGTCAAAATCCTGCTGCTGCACCATCTCAATGGCTTCCTTACCGCTGCGGGCTATGCTTACGTTACATCCGGCACGTTTCAGGATGCTGCGGGCTACGTTCAGGTTTACGCTGTTGTCATCAACTACCAGCACGTGCGGGTTGGACAGAATCTGCCCGCTGATTTGTGTTTCGCGCTGCTGCTCGGTTTCTTCAGTAACTACGTCTTCCGCCCGACAGGCTTTGGCGCGGAAAGTGAACCAGAATGTACTGCCCACACCCGGCTCCGACTCTACGCCAATATCGCCGTACATCAGGCGGCAAAGTTCTTGCGAAATGGAAAGGCCAAGCCCCGTGCCGCCATAAGATTTGGTATAGCTATTGTCCAATTGGCTGAATTTCTGGAAAAGTAGTTCTTGTTGCTCGCGGGCAATGCCGATGCCTGTGTCTATTACCTTGGCTCTGAGCAAATAACCTTGTTCATGTTCATCTAACAAAATGTCGTTGGGGTCGGGTTGTTCGGCCACTTCCAGCACAATTTCAATGCTGCCTTTTTCGGTAAATTTGAGCGCATTGGAGGTCAGGTTAGAAAGAATCTGCAATAGGCGCGTTTCATCGGCAACGATATGGACAGGAACATCGGGTGCTATGCGATAGCTGAAATCAATATCTTTTTGCAAAGCCCGCTGCTGGAAAAGCGCAATCAGTTTGTCCATCATGTGCATCAACGATACGGGGACTTTGCGCAACTCCATTTTACCTGCTTCAATTTTTGACAGGTCGAGGATATCGTTGAGGATGTAAAGCAGCGTTTCCGATGATTTTTTAATCGTAGTGATGTACTGACGGTACTCGGGCTCCAAATTTTCGGCCTCCGAAAGCAGGTCAATCATACCGATGATACCGTTCATCGGTGTGCGGATTTCGTGGCTCATGTTGGAAAGGAAGCGTTTTTTGACTTCCAGCGAGTGTTCGGCCAAATCTTTGGCAAGGCGCAACTCATCGGCTGCTTTCTTTTTAACGGTGATGTTATGCGCCACGCCTGCCACCTCATCTACCTCAAAACTGTTGGTCGTAATAATGGGGTTGAGGAACACCTCATACCAATATTCCTCGCCGTTGATACCTGTCATTTTCCGCTCAAACTGCTGCGGATACCCCGAAAGGGCTAATTTGTATTTGTCTAACCAAAAATAAACCTGTTCGCGGTCGTTTTGTCGGTAAATATCGGGCAGCGACATCCCCGCCACAAGGTTGATGTTATACAGCAAGCGCAAAGAGTTGGCATAGTTACCGTTGAATCGGGTAATGTTCAGGTCTTTATTAACTGACCACATCAGGTGCTGGCCGCTTTCAAAAATAGCTTGCAGGCGTGCGTTTTGCTCATTGATTTTCTCCTGATTCTGTGTGCGCTGAATGGCTGTGGCCAACTGTCCGGAAATAAAATTCAACAAGTCAAGGTCGCGCTTGTTATACATCTTGCGGTCTTTGTAGGACTGCAAAATAATCATACCGATTACCCGCTGGTCTATTTTGAGCGGTACGCCCATCCACGTTTGCGGCAGAACTTCCTCGGCGTGTATGTCGTTGCTTTGGATGATGCGCTGCAACATGTCGTCATAAAAGAACATCGGGCGGTCAAAACTGAGCGCATATTCGGCAAAAGCCCGCCCCTGAATACCTTCGTCGGGGGCATAGTCCGAATTGACGTAGTAGGGAAAATAAACGCTCTGGTCTTTTTCGCTGCGCAAGGCAATCAGGAAACTGTCCACTTCTATGGTCTTTTTGAGTTCCATGTAGAAATTGTGGTACAGCATTTCCAAATTGGTGCTGTTAACGGTCAGTTTGGAGAGGTTGTAATAGAGTGTTTGCGCCTTTTCCGAGCGAATTTGTTCGGTTACATCGTGCAGTACGGCACGATAGATGGCAGGTTTGCCATCTTCAAAACTATAGCTGATGCTGCCCCGCAAATTGATTTTGCGCCCGCTGCGGCTCACAAAGCAAGTCTCAAAATTGCCTACCGCCCCTTCTATGGCGGCTTTATCTAAGGTATGGTTCAGCATGGCCGCATCGTCGGGGTGCACAACGTCCTGCAAACGCATGATGCGGATACTTTCAGGCGTATACTCGAGTGTGTTGTACCATGCTTTATTGACAAAAACAAAGTTGCCGGCAGCATCCGTAATTTGAATCAGGTCGCTGGCATTGTCAAACAAATCCTGTAACAGCAAATTGCTTTGTGTCAGTGCCTGTTGTACGCGCAGGGTTTCGGAAACATCCTCTCCAACAATGGTGATAGAGGCAGGTTGCCCGTCGAGATTGTTCCATACTATGGTGTTAAATCGGAGTTGGAGTTGCTCGCCATTGGCACAGCGCAACCTTCCGCGAAAAGTGTTGAGCAGTTGCTCGTGGAACAATGTGTTCTCCCCTGCCAGTTTTTCCGACTGGTCAAACAGTAAAATTTGCTGCAAGGGCGTTCCTATGAGTGCTTCCTCGTCCCAGCCGGTGCTTTCCAGCAAAAAGCGGTTACAATAAGAAATGCGCCCGTCGGTTTCTACGGTCAGTGCCAGAATGTTGGCCTTTTCAATGGCACTTTCCAAGCCTTCGCGCGAGTAGCGCAGTGCCTCTGCTCGCGTCAGTTCCAGTTCTTTTGCTTTGCGTTCGGTAACATCCGAAGCCGAAAATATAAATCCCTTGAACTCATTGCGGTTGTCAAAATAAGGCATTCCGTTTTCCAGCATCCATCGGTACTCGCCGTTTTGCTTGCGCAAACGATACCCCACCTCAAAATTCTGCCGCTTGACCAAGTTTTCGTTGAATACGGCAATCAGATAGGTTCTGTCTTCCGGATGTACGTATTGCAGCCATTGAATGTGTTCACGCGGGCTTAGCCCGACAAACTTGTACCAGCGCTGGCTGAAAAACACAAAATTTCCGGCGGCATCGGTGGTGCGCAACAGCGAAGGAGAATTATCGGCAATAATGCGGAATCGGTTTTCGCTTTGTACCAATTTGTTGGCCATCCGTGCCTG
The Rhodoflexus caldus genome window above contains:
- a CDS encoding PAS domain S-box protein — its product is MIFSDTGKSRQLLQQEAEHLRQQLRALEEKLNYPPDEVSADTASWVCLHDISGSIIRINDEMADFFDAFGKDGKPENIRHFIAHDERHLFHSYIEQLIEHQYAAGKQRLIDKNGNLHYVRFEARLEQVTTVSESGSYVRWLGWDMSQEQPEASQQEFYRQLFEDSPQPMVLLNAGSMVVEINDAALKFLQRNADETVHGVPFYDLLKSGTVHKKQLREQIIEAWKNLQSTYRWTEKSPYGDLRQSEIAFKKIRYGRQEMLIGFLSDITHQQIKEESVIANYNELKVVKETIRAVSGMHRTDDILITAIAKLYELDYLKGAGFYQVSNDLYFALLKFHFNITQALLPELKEIQTAQYPTLFQERQSLELPAGTISSAQENHLLFIPIIIENKTSHALLFELDSNMRNSTLLLNLLGAEISSFITQARMANKLVQSENRFRIIADNSPSLLRTTDAAGNFVFFSQRWYKFVGLSPREHIQWLQYVHPEDRTYLIAVFNENLVKRQNFEVGYRLRKQNGEYRWMLENGMPYFDNRNEFKGFIFSASDVTERKAKELELTRAEALRYSREGLESAIEKANILALTVETDGRISYCNRFLLESTGWDEEALIGTPLQQILLFDQSEKLAGENTLFHEQLLNTFRGRLRCANGEQLQLRFNTIVWNNLDGQPASITIVGEDVSETLRVQQALTQSNLLLQDLFDNASDLIQITDAAGNFVFVNKAWYNTLEYTPESIRIMRLQDVVHPDDAAMLNHTLDKAAIEGAVGNFETCFVSRSGRKINLRGSISYSFEDGKPAIYRAVLHDVTEQIRSEKAQTLYYNLSKLTVNSTNLEMLYHNFYMELKKTIEVDSFLIALRSEKDQSVYFPYYVNSDYAPDEGIQGRAFAEYALSFDRPMFFYDDMLQRIIQSNDIHAEEVLPQTWMGVPLKIDQRVIGMIILQSYKDRKMYNKRDLDLLNFISGQLATAIQRTQNQEKINEQNARLQAIFESGQHLMWSVNKDLNITRFNGNYANSLRLLYNINLVAGMSLPDIYRQNDREQVYFWLDKYKLALSGYPQQFERKMTGINGEEYWYEVFLNPIITTNSFEVDEVAGVAHNITVKKKAADELRLAKDLAEHSLEVKKRFLSNMSHEIRTPMNGIIGMIDLLSEAENLEPEYRQYITTIKKSSETLLYILNDILDLSKIEAGKMELRKVPVSLMHMMDKLIALFQQRALQKDIDFSYRIAPDVPVHIVADETRLLQILSNLTSNALKFTEKGSIEIVLEVAEQPDPNDILLDEHEQGYLLRAKVIDTGIGIAREQQELLFQKFSQLDNSYTKSYGGTGLGLSISQELCRLMYGDIGVESEPGVGSTFWFTFRAKACRAEDVVTEETEQQRETQISGQILSNPHVLVVDDNSVNLNVARSILKRAGCNVSIARSGKEAIEMVQQQDFDLIFMDVQMPVMNGIETTQHIKQLGLPHLPPIVAMTAFSMQEERESFLQAGMDDFIAKPIKAQALIAKVKELVAGSSERKMQLASEDTPLIERAATETALDIINPEVVAQMTKYGGREMIEESYVEFEQESRQLLEALAIHISEKQFDAAKGILHTLKGNAGTLGIEKLYAAAAAFEAALKQNQTQNAEDEFAGLVRLFAEFQQHYRSILQINS